Sequence from the Paenibacillus riograndensis SBR5 genome:
TCTCTTTGTTCTATATACAGATACCCAATGCTGCTGCCGTCGCGCAAAGTCAATACCACAGCATTGCGGCCGCTGGTTTGCGTTCGCCCGGTTACCTCGTAGGTTACCAGAGACACCTCGCAAATATCGCCCGGAGACAGGTCCAGCATGCTTTTGGGTGCAGCCGGAGCCTCAGGTTTGGAGAAAATATTACCAATTCGTTTCCAGATACTCAAACTCATCATTCCTTTTAAAGGTTTTCTAACCTCGAATAAAAGCCGCAATAATCAATGCTCCGGTCACATGAAGGGAGCCTGCCAGTACACCGTAGCCGATTTTGCCCAGTTGGGTGCCATGGTCCAGATCCAGCTTCGCCCAGGTGAACAGGAGCAGACGTACTATTTTTTCCAGGAAGAATAAAAGAACAAAGGAAACTATGGAGACCACCAGTGCATCCCCCAAACTGTTGGAAGAAGCAATGGAGGACGATAGAATATAGCCTTGCGCCAGCAGCTTAAGCACAAACCGCATGGTAACCGCCATATTGCCTGCTTTGATCTCTTCCAAGTCGTTATAACGGGTAAAAAGCGAATCCACGTACATCAGCACACATAGCAGTACCGAGCCGCTCACCGTCCATACCACCATGGACACCAGAATATGGAAATCCATTGCTTAGCCCCCGATAATCAGTTTGCCTGCCCGCTGCGGGCAGCATAGAGAAGGCGAAGAAGAAACGTCCGATCTGTCTCCCCTTCGCCTGTGGACATTAGCCTTGAAGCCTGGGCCTATGCCAATATGTTATTGTTTGTCGTATTGCTTCATCAGTGCGGCCAATTCATCCTCTACCGCCTGATCCTTGCCCAGCTTCTCAAATTCGTCATCCAGCGATTTGTTGCCGGAGCTCATCTCGTTGCTGGCTTCAGCCTGTGCTTCCGCGGCCAGCATTTTGTCCTCCATCCGTTTCAGTCCTGCGGAGGCGGAATCGGAGCTGAATCCGCTCATGGCTTTGTTGATTTCCGTCTGGGCCTTGGCGGCATTGTAACGGGCAACCAGCGTCTCACGTTTGTTTTTCATCTGGGTAAGCTGTTTGCGCATTTCCTCCAGCTTGCCGCGCAGATTATCCGCAGATGCCTTATTCTGGTCAAAGCTTGCTTTGTATTCTACCAGCTTGGCTTCCGCAGCCTTCTTCTCTTCCAGAGCACGGCGGGCCAGATCGGCATTGCCTGCCTGAGCAGCGGTATGCGCCTGCTGATTGCGTTTGCTTACCAGCGCTTCCTGTTCTTCATAGAGCTGCTTGAATTTTTTCTCAATGGCGATCTGGGCTGCAACAGCTTTTTCCGCATCCTCCAAATCTTCAGTCATGTCACGAATGTATTGGTCCGTCATTTTGACCGGGTCTTCCGCTTTGTCGATGATCGCATTCACATTGGACATGGTCAAATCACGTAATCTTTTAAAGATAGACATTGGTTCATTCCTCCAAAATAAAAGTTAGTTGCTTATTTGTTATCTTCTACGCAAGGAGTGGCATCATCGTTTCAAATTTTGCCCAAATAAATATTGATCTACTTTGAGATTCACAATTTCCACAACCCGGGCTATGCCTTCCTTGCTTAAATTGTCGTAATGAATGCCCATCACCACCGTAACCGTCCGGTCAAGCGCTTCGGCAACCCGCGTGGCAATTGACTCGGAGACCGTATGCTCCTTATGGTGAGGAACCGCCGACGTTGATACCTTAACGTTCCCTTCCTCCATATAAGCCGTGCTGGCTGCGCCAATGTGCCGGACTCCTCCGCCAATCACCAGCAGCAGGTCCCGGCCTACCTCGATTGCTGAGAATTCAATGTCAGCCGGATGAAGCTGTGAAGAAGACATCAGATACTCCCCTTTCCCATTATATTAACCATAGTACACGAAGATATCTCAGGAAGAGAAGACCTGGGCCTAAATCCTCCACCAGATTCAGATGATGCCGCGGATTTCCTCCAGCGACGATATGTTCTCTTCAATCATGAACTGCTGCAGCTCATCTACAAGCGTACTGCCTGCCCGCAAATTCATGAAGTTATATGTGCCTACCTGAATCACCGTTGCACCAGCCATAATGAATTCAATGATGTCTGTAGCGGAGGTAATTCCCCCCATGCCAATCACCGGTATGGATACCCGCTTCGCCACCTGGTGCACCATCCGGAGCGCCACCGGTTTGATTGCAGGACCGGACAATCCGGCATACAAATTATTAAATACACTGCGGCGGCGGCGGACATCGATCTTCATGCCGGAGATTGTATTGATCAGCGAGATGGCGTCAGCGCCTTCCTCCTGGCACATTACGGCCATTTCCGCGATATCCTCGGCGTTCGGGGACAGTTTCACCGCTAGCGGAAGCTTGGTTGCCGCTCTTACAGCACGCACTACTTCCTGTGCGGCAGGCGTTTTTACACCAAAGGCGATGCCGCCTTCCTTGACGTTGGGACAGGAAATATTCAGCTCAATCATATCCACCGCAGGTTTGCCGGCAGCGCTGCGCGCATCGGCATCCCGCTGAATCAGCTCGGCCCCCAGCACATAATCCGGCAGCGTGTTCCCGCCGAGGTTCACCAAACGTGCGGTATCCAGCATCTCCCAATAAGGAAGCTCTTTGGCGAGAAAGGCTTCTACCCCCGGATTCTCCAGCCCTACGCTATTCAGCATGCCGGAAGCTGTCTCATAGACACGCACACCGGGGTTGCCGGCCTTGGGGTGAAGGGTCAGGCCTTTGCCGGAGATGCCCCCCAGCAGTGAAACATCGTACAGCTTGCTGTATTCACGGCCGAACCCGAAGGTTCCGGAGGCCATGATGACCGGGTTCTTGAAATGAACACCCGCTATATTAGCCGTCATATTAATCATGGAAGATCACCTCTTCCGCGAGGAATACCGGACCATCCGCGCAAGCCTTGCGCTGTCCGTCACGGCAGGAGACACTGCACACGAGACAGGCGCCGATTCCGCAAGCCATGCGGTTCTCCAGGGACAGATACACATTGGGTCTTTTGCCAGCCGCCTGTGCAGCTATCCCTTTCAGCTGCGCAGCTTTCAGCATCGGATGCGGGCCGCAGACAAAGATATGGTCATAGCTGGTAAAATCGACACTGTCAAGCACCAGGCCGCCCACGTTGACTGTCAATTCAGCAGCCAGAGGACGAAAAGCCTCAGTGCGGAACGCCTCACGGCTGAAGCCCAGATAAATATCGCTGCCCGGCAGTTCCTGCGCACAATAGTACAAAGGGGCGATCCCGATTCCCCCGCCTACCAATGCAACCTTGCCGTCTACAACCGGAAATCCGCTGCCAAAAGGACCTTCGAGCTCCAGGGAATCCCCGGGCTCCAGTTCAGCCAAAATCTTCGTGCCCTCACCCACCACATGATACAGAAATTCCACACCGTTATCGTTCACTTGATGTATGCTTAGCGGTCTGGACAGCAGCGGAAAGGCTCCCCATGCCCGCAACATGTAGAATTGCCCCATTGCACCACCGTAATCCCCTTCGACCCGGAGGTGATACACTCCATCTGCCAGCCGCTCGTTACTTATCACCGTCGCCACGTTATCAAGCTCCTTCAAATTTAATCTTATTAACCATGCCTTAGAAGGAACTTAAAATCTGTGATAAAGTTCACATTCCTCTTTGTCTATTTTCGCTTCCAGACCCCGCGTTCATATGGCTTTGGCACATTCGCCTTATCTATGCCGCCAAGCGCCTCTTCGGCGTGCAGCGCCCAATAGGGGTCGCTCAGCATTCCGCGGCCCACAGCGACAAGCTCCGCCTTCTCCCCGGTGACAATCGACTGTGCCTCCTCATAGGATTCCAGGCGCCCTACTGCAATCACAGGAACCTGAAGTCCGCTGCGGATGTACTCGGCAAGAGCGACCTGGTAAGCCGGTCCTGCACCAGGTCCGCCATTTGATCCAATAGGTCCTTCGCCTCCTGAAGACACATGGAACATATCCACTCCAGCGGCCTTATAGCGGCGGCAGAATTCAAGCGCATAGTCTTCATTATATCCGCCTTCGACGTATTCTTTGGCGGATACTCTCATAAGCAGCGGCATTTCAACAGGAAGAACCTCACGTACGGCACGGGTTACCTGTTCCCCGAACAGAACCGGGTCTGCCCCGTATTCGTCCTCTCTGACATTGGTCAGCGGAGAATGGAACTGGTGTATCAGATACCCGTGTGCTCCGTGCAGCTCAACAGTATCAAAGCCAGCTTCAACTGCCCGCCGCGCCCCTTCACGGTAGGCCTCAACCAGCCCGGCAATTTCTTCTGTGCGGAGCTCCCGGGGCGTTTTGGAGTTGGCGTCGAATGGAATGGCTGACGGTGCAACGGGAGGCTCCGCATCCTGGGCCTTGCGGCCGGCATGACCAAGCTGGATGGCAATTCTGGCACCTTGAGTATGTACTGCATCGGTCAGCCTCCGGTAAGCTGCAATATGCTCATCGCTCCAGATCCCCGTATCCTGATTGGTGATGCGGCCATCCGGATGGATTCCGGTCATCTCTACAATAATGAATCCTGTACCGCCCACAGCCCGGCTGACATAATGAACGAAATGCCAATCATTCGGGATTCCATCCTGCTTGTCTACAGCGTATTGGCACATAGGGGGCATTACCACTCGATTTTTTAAGGACAGGGCCTTCAATTCATAGGGTGCAAACAAATCCGGCATTTTCATTCCTTCCTTCCCGCTGCGTTCTCATAATAGACAGGGCTTTTTCCCCGTCAAATGTAGTATACACGTATTTTCGGCGTTGGAGGCATGGAGATTCAGCATAATTCTCCCTGCGTCAGGGGATAACAATAAAAGTAAGAAGTCAGCGGAGTCATTCAGATTAATAAGGAGGAGAAACTTGATGAAATGTCTGCAGATGAGCCTAAAGCTGCTCATTCTGGGGAGTATCTGTATAACACTGCACATTCCTGTGTCCTCCGCTCAGCCTGCCGCCGCCTCTCCGGAGATTCCAGGGCCGATTCTCCGACTGGGCAGCAGCCAAAAACCGGAGGCCAATCCCAAGGATGAGCGGGCCATCCCGGCAGGTTCTTCTTCCCGCAGCGCAGCACAATCGCAAAAACGCTCCAAAACACTTACCCTCAGCCAATTGCTGCGCAAATATCCTGAAACGATCAAGACCCGGGGGCCTCATAGGAAACAAATCGCCCTTACGTTCGATGATGTGCCGGACCCCCGGTTCACCCCGCAGGTGCTGGACGTGCTGCGCAGGTATCATGTGCATGCCACGTTTTTTATTGTAGGCAGCCGGGCAGAGAAGCACCCGGGGCTTGTGGCAAGGATGATCAGGGAAGGCCACACTGTCGGCAATCATTCCTACAACCATCCGCAGTTCGGCAAAATCAGCGTAAATGCGTTCCGCACACAGATTATCCGCACGGAAAATATCATCAAGACAACGGCCGGTTATAAACCGCGGCTGATCCGCCCGCCCTATGGGGACATCAGCGAACCGCAGCTGAAATGGGCTAAAGCCCACGGCTACAAACTGGTGAACTGGAATGTGGACTCGCTCGACTGGAAGGGGCTGTCCAAATCACAGGTGCGGAATAATATCATTGCCAATGCCGGCCAAGGGGCCATCATTCTGCAGCATGGCGGAGGCGGCCGGGGCAGCGATTTGCGGGGAACTATACAAGCACTGCCGGAAGTGATCAGCATCATGCGTAATAGAGGTTATACCTTCGTTACCGTCCCGCAGCTGCTTCAGATCAACAAAGAGAAATAGAAGGATAATTTATAGTGCGAAGCCTTTAAATTCTTATCTTTCAAAAAAAGGAAACGGAGACTGCCGTACACCGGCATGCTTCGTTTCCTTTTCAGTCTATAGCCTATTCGATCATGTACAGCTGCACATATTGGAACCCGAAGTCCGCAACATAGCTTTGGCTGCCGGGGATAAAGATGTCAATCCGGTTCCCTTTGATCGCGCTGCCCATGTCGGTTGCAGTTGCGATGAACGCCTGCTTGGGCAAACCCGGATGGGAATAGCCGGTTACGAGCACTTTCGTGCCCAGCGGGATCACACTGGGATCGACTGCAATGGTGCCCAGCTTCAGCGGGTTGCCAAAATAATCCACAGCCCCCCATTTGCCGTTCTCGCTGGCCGCTGAAGAATACGCCGTTGCTTTGACCTGAAGCACTCTGTCATAGCTGTATTCCTTACCCCAGGCTTGAACAGTGTTGGTCTGCGGCTCTACACTTAAAAGGGAGGCTTCTCCGGATGCCTTGGCTGCGGGTTCGACAGAAGCCAAGGCCTGTGTCTTCATAATGCCCGGAATGGCCAGCTTCAGGCCCGGATAAATATTATTGGCTGCAATATTGGGATTGGCGTTCATAATCTTATCCATGCTTATGCCATAATGATTGGATAAGGTATAATAGGTAGTAGTTTCTCCTGCGATATGTACGCTGTCAGCCTGAACAGGTGCGGCCTGCACCAATGTGCTGATTCCCAGGGCTGCAGCCAATGCTGCAACCGCTCCAAATTTGATTTTCATAAAATCCTCCTTCATTATTATCGCAATCCGATGGGGGTGTCCCGCTCTTCCTGCTACACAGTAACTCCGGACGTATGTACCTTGTATTTGCCCTGATGTGTTGTTTTGTAAAACTAACAGTAATGAATATATCACAATTTTGTAACCAATGCCTATGAAATTGTTACCAAACTGACAGAAATGGCATTTTGAAGCGTTACCAACCGGGAAAATGATTACATATTTTTAATGAATCATTTCAATCCTTCATCATTTTGCAAAAAACCGGGACAAATCCCCGGCAGATTTTACACAGATTTAACATTTCTCTCATTAGCAAATAGTAGAATGATATAAGAACACAAAGACATTGAAGCACTTGGAGGGTCCATGAACGTGAACGAAGAAGAAAAAAAGAATAACCATACCAGCCCGGCTACCGCCTATCTGAACCGTGACTTGAGCTGGATCGAGTTTAACCGCCGCGTACTCCAGGAGGCGCAGGACCCGGACAACCCGCTGATGGAGCGGGCCAAGTTCCTGGCGATTGTGTCCAGCAATCTGGATGAATTCATCAGTGTCCGCGTGGCAGGAATTCAGGATCAGATCCGGGCCGGCTATACCAAAAAGGATTTTACCGGCTATACCCCCTCCGGTCTCTATAAACGCCTCATCAAGCGGGTCAGCAAAATTATTGCCGATCAATACCGGACATTCCGTGACATCTCCCGCAGTCTGCACAAGGAAGGCATCGTGTTTGTGGATTATGAGGACCTGACACCGGCACAGGAGTTGTCCATTGAACAGTATTACCGGGACATTATATTCCCTGTTCTGACACCGATGGCGGTAGACCAGAGCCGTCCCTTTCCGCTGGTGCACAGCCAGTTCATCTATCTTGCCGTCGTGCTGACACGCAAGGACAGCCAAGAGGAAGAGCCATATTTTGCGATTCTGCAGATCCCTTCCAATCTGCCGAGATGCATTCCCCTTCCCCATCGTTCCAACAGCAAAAAACGGCAGTTTGTCTTTATAGAAGACGTAATCCGCCATCATATCCAGACTCTGTTCAGCGGATATGATCCCGTTGCCGTAAGCGAATTCCGGTTAACCCGCAACTCCGACCTGACGATTGATGAGGAAGGTGCGGAGGACCTGCTTGAGGAGATTGAAAAAGAGCTGCGCAAACGCCGGCGGGGCGTCCCTGCCCGTCTGGAGGTCCAAAAAGGAATCCACCCTTATGCCTTGGAGCAGCTGCAGGCTGAATTTGAGCTAGAGGATTTTGTCTTTGAGATCGACGGACCGCTGGATCTTGGTTTCCTGCGCGGCTTCGCCGGCAGCCTGAAGGGCTTCAGCTACCTGCATGATGCGCCGATTGAACCGCTCTACCCTGCTGAGTTTGATGAGAATGAGGATTTCTTCGAGGTGCTGCGCGAACGCGATGTGCTGGTGTACCATCCTTATGAATCCTTTGATGCGATGACCGATTTCATTACGCAGGCCTCTGAGGATGAGCAGGTCATGGCAATAAAAATGACGCTGTACCGTGTCAGCGGAAACTCTCCGCTCATCAGTGCCCTCGCCGTCGCCGCTGAATCCGGCAAGCAGGTCACTGTCGTTGTCGAGCTGAAGGCACGCTTCGACGAGGAGCGCAATATCGCCTGGGCGCGCAAGCTGGAGCAGTCCGGCTGCCATGTCGTGTACGGGCTGGTTGGCCTGAAGACCCATGCGAAGATCACGCTTATTGTCCGCCAGGAAGGGCCTGAACTGCGCCGCTATGTACATGTGGGAACAGGCAACTACAACGACAGCACTGCCAAGGCCTACACGGACCTCAGCCTGTTCACGGCGAACAGCGAGATTGGTCTGGATGCTTCAGAGCTGTTCAACCAGATGACAGGCTATTCGGCCAATTATGACTGGAACGCCTTCGTTGTGGCCCCGACCAACATGAGCCTGTCGCTGCAAAAGCTGATTCTGCGCGAAGCCGAGCATGCCGCTGCCGGGCGTCCATCACGGATCATTGCCAAAATGAACTCTTTGTCGAACCAGGAGGTCATTGACAATCTGTACAGCGCCGCCCAGGCAGGAGTGCCGATTGACCTGATAGTGCGCGGCGTCTGCTGCCTGCGGCCGGGGATAGAAGGCCTTAGCGAGCGGATCACGGTCCGCAGTATTGTAGACCGTTTCCTGGAGCATTCCCGGATCTATTATTTCGAGAATGGCGGCAATCCTGAGGTCTACCTGTCCAGTGCCGATTGGATGACACGCAATCTGACGCGGCGCATTGAACTGATGTGCCCGGTGAAGGACCCGGTAATCCGCAAGCAGATTGTCAAAATTCTTGAGATCACCCTCAAGGATAATGTGAAATCCAGCTTTTTGCAGCCAAACGGATATTATGAACGTGCTGACGACAAAAAGGCCCCTTTCCGGAGCCAGTTCGCTGCTATGGAGGTTACGCGTTGGAAGGGAAGCCGAGCTTTACCTTCAGCCCCCAAACATTCCTGAACGCCTTGAGGGCGTTCTCGATGTCCTCCAGCCCGATAAGGAGCTCGCCTGCACCCTGCAGCTCCAGATCAAGCGTATTGCCGTGCAGGCGGGCTTCCAGCCCGCTTACAATGCCAATCTCGGTACTGTCCAGAGCAATGCTCAGCTGTACCAGCGTACCGAGCTTATGAATCCATTCCTCGTCGGAAGCCAGCAAAATGTCCTTGTGCGTCTGGGACAATTTCTGCTTCCGGCTTTTTGTGCTGTAAGAGGCAATCAAAGCGCCCAGAATCAGCTGGCGGTGGGTAAGCCCGCGGATCGGGGAATTCATCAGCCAGTAGCGGGTATGCCGCTTGGACTGATAATAATTGATATTGGAGCCGGTCCGGTGCAGCATGACGGACACATAGATCAGCATCCGCTGTTCGTCCCGGTCCCCTTCAGCATCAAAGGCGTCAAACAGGCTCAGCGCCAGCTTGTAGATGTGGTCCAGATGCCGCTTCGAGGTACGGATGTCAAAGCGGACAATCGTGTTCAGGCTGAATTCCAGGGCACTGTCGCGCACAGGCTGCCCGGGATCAAGCAGATCATGCAGCATGCCTTCCCGCAGGCCTTCTCCGCTGATTACGGCCTGGCTTGCCCCGAGATACCGGTACACCGTGTGAAAGATAATCAGGCCGGAGACGATGATATCCCCCCGGCTCTTGGAGAGCCCGTCCAAATCCTTGCGTTTCTCATACGGTATGGCAGGCAGCGTCTCCATGAATTTATCAATGGTCTCGCCGGAAAGTGTGTAGCCGTGTGAATTCGGCAGTGAATAATCCCGCAGCTTCTGGTCCAGCTTCCCGAGGGAGCGCAGTGTCCCGCCAAGCCCGTAGAGCGGCAATCCCGGCCCGCTGTTCAGCCAATCATGCTCCACCAGCCTCCCGGTCACATAGGCCTGAAGCTTGCGTACCTGATCACTGTTCCAATTGCCATGGTGGCCGAACATCAGATTCGTATTCACCGCACCAAACGGGAAGGAGATGCTCTGCTGGTAGCGCCGTCCCCGGAACAAGGTGATCTCCGTGCTTCCGCCCCCGATATCTATCACAAAGCCATCCTGAATATCAAAGGCGTTGATGACGCCCAGAAATCCAAAGTAGGCCTCCTGGTGTCCGCTGATGACTTCAATATGAATCTCCGATGCCTCCGAAAGGTAGGCGACGATCTCCGCTGAATTCGCCGCATTGCGGATGGCCGCAGTGGCGCCGGCACGGATGCTGTCGACCTCAAACTCGCTGCAAATCTCCTTGAACTGATGCAGGACAGGCACAATCGTATCCATGTCCCTCCGCTCCAGCCTGCCGTCCTTGGTAATTTTCTCGCTCAGACGAGCGGAGTATTTGCACTCCTTGATGATTTTGTAGCCTCCTTCCGGCGTCGTATCATAGATCACAAGGCGAATGGAGTTGGAACCAATATCAATGATGCCAATCCGGCGAAGATCATCTCTCATCTGTATGTACTCCTTTTCAAGTTGATTGGCCATCTATATACTATATCACCCATTTCCCCCCAGGCAAAAGCAAAACGGCCGCCGAATCAGGTCCGGGGCCGTAAAAGGGCTGTTCTTATAGGACTTTGCTTAAAAAATCCTTGGTCCGTGCATGCTGCGGATTGCCGAATACCTGTGAAGGATCGCCTTCCTCCACGATAATGCCGCCATCCATGAACAGAATGCGGTCGCCCACTTCACGGGCAAAGCCCATCTCATGGGTAACAATCACCATCGTCATGCCGTCTTCCGCCAGCTTCTTCATGACCTCCAGAACCTCGCCGACCATTTCCGGGTCCAGGGCCGAGGTGGGCTCGTCGAACAACATCACATGCGGCTGCATGGCAAGCGCCCGGGCGATGGCAATCCGCTGCTTTTGTCCGCCGGAGAGCTGGGCCGGATAAGCATCGCGTTTGTCGGCAAGGCCGACGGTCTGCAGCAGCTCAAGGGCGATTTTTTCCGCTTCCGCTGGCTGCTGCTTTTTCACTTTCAGCGGGGCCAGCATAATATTCTGCAGCACGGTTTTGTGCGGAAACAGGTTGAACTGCTGGAAGACCATGCCCATTTTTTCCCGGGTCACGTTGATATCATGCCTCTTGTCTGTAATGGATGCCCCTTCAAAGGTAATTTCGCCGCCTGTAGGCTGCTCCAGCAGATTGAGGCAGCGCAGGAAGGTGCTTTTGCCCGAGCCGCTAGGGCCGATAACGACGACAACTTCCCCTTTGTGAATCTGCAGATCAATCCCCTTCAGAATTTCCAGCTTGCCAAAACTTTTTTGCAGGTTCTTAACGGCGATCATCCGTGTTCAGCCTCCTTTCCAATAAGCCCAGCACCTTCGACAAGGTGAAGGTAAGAACAAAATACATAACGGCGATCACAATTAAGGGATTCAGCCCCTCATAGGTTATGGTTGTTACGGATCTTGCCTCGAAAAGCAGATCTGCCACCCCGATCATGGACACAATCGAAGACTCTTTAATGATCGTAATGAACTCATTGCCGATGGCGGGCAGCACGTTTTTGATCGCTTGGGGGAGAACAATATAGCGCATGGTCATCCCCTGCCGCATGCCGAGCGAACGCGCTGCTTCGACCTGTCCGCGGTCCACCCCCTGGATACCGGCACGGAAGATCTCAGCCAGATAAGCGGAGCTGTTAATGGTCAAAGTGATAGCGCCGGATTGGATCGGTGTAAACTCCAGGCCAAATTCCGGCAGCCCGTAATGAATTAGGAACAGCTGCACCAGCATAGGTGTACCGCGCAGGAATTCCACCCAGGCCGTCGCAATAAAACGCAGAATCCACAATTTGGACATCCGAAGCAGGGACACAATGATCCCAAGCACAAAACCGAAGAATACCCCCAGCACTGCCAACAGCAATGTGTACTTCAAACCGGAAAGAAAAAAATTGCGGTACTCATAAGCGATATCGAATACATTCATTTTTGGCATAACCTCCTGTCTGCAAAAAAATAGAAAACAGCGGAGCACCGCCATTTTCAGATCATTCCCAATGATTTATGTCTTCCCTGCAGCAGCGGCTGCAGGGATTGGACTACTTATGACTACTTCAGGTCCTGAGAATTACTTCTCGGCCAGCTCGCTTGCGGCTGCAACATACTCATCGATTTTGCCTTCGGAGTTCAGACGGGCCAGGGTCTTGTTC
This genomic interval carries:
- a CDS encoding amino acid ABC transporter ATP-binding protein; translated protein: MIAVKNLQKSFGKLEILKGIDLQIHKGEVVVVIGPSGSGKSTFLRCLNLLEQPTGGEITFEGASITDKRHDINVTREKMGMVFQQFNLFPHKTVLQNIMLAPLKVKKQQPAEAEKIALELLQTVGLADKRDAYPAQLSGGQKQRIAIARALAMQPHVMLFDEPTSALDPEMVGEVLEVMKKLAEDGMTMVIVTHEMGFAREVGDRILFMDGGIIVEEGDPSQVFGNPQHARTKDFLSKVL
- a CDS encoding amino acid ABC transporter permease, which encodes MNVFDIAYEYRNFFLSGLKYTLLLAVLGVFFGFVLGIIVSLLRMSKLWILRFIATAWVEFLRGTPMLVQLFLIHYGLPEFGLEFTPIQSGAITLTINSSAYLAEIFRAGIQGVDRGQVEAARSLGMRQGMTMRYIVLPQAIKNVLPAIGNEFITIIKESSIVSMIGVADLLFEARSVTTITYEGLNPLIVIAVMYFVLTFTLSKVLGLLERRLNTDDRR